The Aspergillus fumigatus Af293 chromosome 3, whole genome shotgun sequence region CGGACAGCTTGTAGTGGGCTGAGAGGCCGGCATTGTTGAAGAATCCGAGATGGTGACAAGCAGCCGAGACCTGCTCGAGTTTCCCTTTACTCATTAGACGAGGGCATTGATCCCAGACGAGGTAATACCTAATGGCCGCAACTGTTTGAGCTCATGTATGTCTGCCATCCCGCTGAGATGGTCTACCTCCGTACGCAAGGCTCTCGATATCACCCTAAGGGAACTGAACCCGACCTTTTCGGAGCTGGGCATAAGTCCCTTGATAGCGGATGGGCAAGATGGCCGACTCAGTCGACTGCCCGATGTCCAGTTCACAGTCGCCCGGTGATTCCCGGTCCTCACGAGCTTGGGTGGATAGCCCTGCCAGGCCATTTGGACCCGGTCCGGTCCCAACCGCTGATAATGGCCTCAAATATGCTCAATCCTTGACATTCACATCGGGATAGGGCCGTGACTCCACTGGCTCCACTCTCGCGCATATCTCATGCCTCCTCACCTCGTACTCGGAGATATCTGCAGGTCTTGAATTGCGGCGCAGGGTCGATATGAAATGACATGCTCACTCCCTCACGCCAGCGGGTATCGTTCGCTTCTTTTGGTTCATCTCCTTGTGGCTCGGGTTCACTAGGAGCATTGAGTCAATTGGAAAGAAGACTCCCATACGAGTCTAGTCGGCTTGATATCGGTTGCTTTCCCAGTCATTTTGCGCATTGCCAACTTGTCTGCAGCACGTCCCGAACTTGATCCCAACTGGCCTACGTTAGATCGGCCTTGCATTGAAGATTCAGATCGCAATTGGAGGCCCCATCACAGTGCAGTACCATGCATCACTCCGACAGAATGTTTCACAAGGAAGCAGGGATCtctcatctcatcctggATATCATCCTCGAGCATGCGCTCAACAAGTTTGACCCTGCACCGGACCGATTGCAGGGAGCTGCGAAGAACTTCCTGCCGATTATTGAACGATTCGTCGCTGCAGGCACGCGGATAGAGGCTTGTCTCCCCGCATTCCCGTTCAAGTCGGCGAACAAAGTATACAAGGTGCTCGGTAGCCTGCCGGATAAAGCTGAAGAGCTGGCTCTTGACCGTCTGAATACCATGTGCGCGCGTGTTCGCGAAGTATACCCGCCTGGCCTTCAAGTGGCGATTATCTCGGACGGCATCACATACAATGGTAGGTTCTGACTCGGTTCGATCAGGATCATAGCTAACCAGTCGAGCCGTGCGCCCTTAGACTTGCTCTGCATCTCCGATCAAGACACGTGGGCGTACGGAGAGGCTCTACGCCAGATGGCCGCTCAGAAGCAGTTCATGTACAttgtcttctccagaatCAAAGACCTGCTCGATATCCCCCTGCCAGAACAGATGAGTGAAATCGTCTACGTCGCTAACTGTACCACTTTCCGCCGATTGCTCCTCAACAAGTACGAGAGAGCCGACCTTGACATCGACCACGAGATTGCCTCGAATCCTGATACCAAGCTGACCTACCTCGGGTACAGGAGGTTCCTGGAGTCTGATCTCAAGTATATCTTCCCTCGAGGGGCGCATCGGTCTGCCCACAGCTACAAGCGAGATTGCAAGTATCTTGCCAAACAGATGCTGATACGAGGTGATGTGGGTGAAGCGACCATGCAGTTATCTTGGCTTGCTCTCTGATGTTCTTTGCTCGACAGGCGTTTGCACAGGCAATCAAGACCTCGTATCCGAATCATTTGCGGCTTTCCATTCACGAGTCAGTGGCCGGCACCAAGCTATCGATCTCCCTGCTGAACACCAAGACTGGCTTCACCACTCCATGGCACTGCAGCGTCGCTCAGCTGGCGAACGGGGAGTGGATCAGTGCTCCGATGGGCGAATTCCGCAAGGACGACAGGCTGGAGCTCGTGTACGCGGACGGCCGGCCCAGTCACTTTAGGGAGAAGCCACGAGAGGGGGACGCTTTCGGCATCAGCGAGAGCACCGCGAGCTACCTCCAACGGCCCAAACGACTCCGCGCCAGTGAATATCTCGGTGCGACTTTGCCATCCGTTCCCGTCTCACCTGGCATGTCCTCCCCCAGTGCTGcttccacctcctcatccgGTGCGAGCATGCAAGGCAGCGCAGCAACTACACCAGAAACCCACTCTCCTCCCACTTTCACGTGGAGCGGTTTGGAGATAGTCGCGGAGGACAATTCGAACAATGCTTCAGTGCCATACGGCAGAAGGCTCATCCCTCAGATCATGGACAGCCTGGCTGCCACCGAGCCAGAACGCATTGTCTTCTCACTGGCGACGTTTTCTGGCGATTCACTTGAGTTCAGGCCCATTTCTGCTCGCACTTTTGCCAACGCAATTGACAAGACCGCTTGGTGGCTTCATAACCAGGTTGGCAGACCAGACTCTATCCAGCCTGTGGGCTACATCGGACCACGTAAGTCGGAAAAGACCGCCTGGCATGTTGGGCATCGTTTGCGACAGAGTACTAACTTGGAGATTTGAAAAGATGATCTACGACACGTCCTGCTTACTTACGCATGTGTCAAAGCTGGTTACGCAGTAAGTTCTTGAACCACTGCTTGGACTCGCCCTGCGCCTGTTCAACTGGCTTACGTCGCGTCACATCCCGTAGGCTTTGTTCCTGTCGCCAAAGAACAGCACAGAAGGAGCACTTGCGGTTCTCGAGGCAACAAAATGCGATCTCTGGATCAACGCTTGCGACGTATCCCCCGTCCCTCTGGTCAAGGAGGTCCTGCAGAAACGCCCCATGAATGTTCTGCAGCTCCCtcagcttgatgagcttctCGATGCCGTGTCCACCGACCCTTTTCCGTATACCAAGAAATTCGACGAAGCCATCAATGACCCCTTTTGTTTCCTGCATACATCTGGGACCACGGGGGTGCCCAAGCCAATACCCTGGTCTCATGGACTGATCGGCACCATGGATGCAGTACGACTGTTACCACCAGGGGCCGATGGTGATTTGCCTCCGTGGACAACTGACTGGAAGACCGGCGATACAATCTACTCGTCTTTCCCCATGAGCCACGTACGTAATCCTGATATCTTTCCCGCTGAGGTGATCTACCAGGAGAATGTCTAGTCGCTGACTGTAGGGATAGGGTGCCGGGATTATTATGAATATTCTGATGCCCGCCCTTTTTAACCTGCACTGCGTCTTCGGACCAGCGGGAGTCCTGCCCAATATCAATCTGGTGGACGCTCTCGCAGTGAGCACTAGAATCGATATCTGGAGCATGGTACCGTCCCTTGTCGATGAGTTGGGAGAAACTCCCGCAGTATTGTCCAAGCTCAAATCGTCCAAGTTCATCTGTGCCTCTGGCGGTCCCGTCAGTCCCGTCAGCGCTGGCAAGGTCAACGAGGTAATACGAGTCCTGAACTTGACTGGGACAACCGAGGGTCTGTTTATGGGTAACCTCATACCACCAAGAGAGGATTGGTTCTGGTTTTGCTTCCATCCGTATTCCGGCTTTGAGTTCAAGCAAGTCGAGCCGGACACATACGAGCACTGGGTGCATCGCAACGAGCACTGGCCCCTGTTCCAGGGCATCTTCCACACTTTCCCCGAGAAGCAGTCGATTAACTTCAAGGACCTGTACGTGAGACACCCCACCAAGCCCAATCTGTGGGCCTTCAAGGGGAGAAGCGACGATCTCGTTGTACTGTCGAATGGGTACAAGATATCGCCTCTGTAGACGGAAGCCTTCATCACGACCCATCCCGCCATCAAAGGATGCCTTGTTTTCGGAACTGGGAAGCCCCAGGCAGGTCTACTGATTGAGCTGAAAGACCCGTTGCAGAAGACCGacgagctcctcgacagcATTTGGGAAACAGTCCAACAGGCCAACTCCATGTCTCGGCACAAAAACCAGCTGCTGAGGGACTTTGTGGCTTTTGCAACGCCAGACAAGCCATTTTGCCGCACCGACAAGGGCACAGTGAAACGATCCGCCACACTGAAGCTTTATGCCGACTACATTGAGCGTTTCTACCGCTCACGCAACGACGATCTCGGCGGCACTTTCGACTTCGACATGAGCTCGGCCCACTCAATCGAGGACAATGTCCGCAAGATCCTCGCCGCTTCGCTCCCTGATGTCCAGGAGGCCTCTGCAGACACGGACCTGTTTGCGCTTGGGCTTGACTCGCTCGGTGTCTTTGCGGCCATCAAGACCATCCGGGCAGCTACGGGGCTAGGTGACCAGATTGGCCCTCGGCATATCTACGCCAATCCAACCATAGCCCGCCTTTCTGCGATTATCGCACTTCTGGCGGCCGCGGCGGAGAGTGCCAGCGACACTACCTTATGTGAAAGACCAGTGGACGATGTCGGGGCCCAGATCGCGCGGATGATTGCCCAGCACAAGGCGCGGCAATCGTTCAGCTTGAACGCGTTCGACTATGTCAACCCGAACCACGGCATGGGCTTGGTCTTGTACTTCCCAATACGCGACGGGGTCAGTTACGAGCAAGTATTTGCGAACCTGCAGGCCGGTCTCAACCGCACGTTTGATCTGATTCCCGCCCTCAGCGGCAAGATGACGGACTGCTCGGAGCAAGGGATCGGCTACACCAAAGGAGACCTCTGCGTCACCATTCCCCCCCTTGCCAAGGCCGATTCGGCACGCAATCGTCTGGTCTACAAGGACctctctgctgttcttccGTCATTCGACGACTTGCGCAAAGGAGGCTTCGCGCCGTCCGCCTTCAGCGACACTCTTGTCTTACGGACGATCCTTTCCCCCAGATGCCCGCCGATATCTTCGTAGGACAGGCCAATTTTGTTTCCGGGGGGTGTATTCTTGCCGTCGACCTTAACCATTGCTGCCTCGACGGTCTCGGCGCCATGGTCGCTCTCAAGGCCTGGGCCGAGAACTGCAGATATTTGCAGGGCGATCAGTCGGCAACCTGCGGCTGGTATGACCCCGAGAGCTTCAACCACAGCTTGCCGGAAATTCTCCATCGGCAGGAAGGCTGGGCCCGGCCGCTTCATGAGATCGACCCTGGTACATGGGGCTTCCTGCCATTCTTTCCcccggaggatgaggagacgaACCCCAGATGCGAGAAGGCAACGGAAGGATCTCTTCCTGCCCGACCTATCTTCCCTCTCCATCCCGTCTGGCCGCTGCCGCGCGCCGAGCGATGCCTAAAGACCACCATGTTCCTCGTCACGcctgagaagctggagctgctgcaACAAGACGTCATCGCCGACCCCGCCACCAACGGCATCACTCCATCCATCAGCGACATCGTGCAAGCCTTCTTCTGGCGCGCCGCCATCAAGGCACGATACCGCGTCGCCACGGAGATCCGCAAGCAGAAGTTCAGCCCGGACGCCGTCTCCATCCTCGAGCTCCCCACCGACACCCGGCCGCATTTCTCGTCCCGCCTCCCACCAACCTATATGGGCAGCATGCTCATCCTCAACCGCACCAGCATGCCCATCGAGACCCTCTGCTCCGCCGAGACCAGCATCGCCAAAGTCGCGCTGCTCCTCCGCCAATCCGCCGCGCGCATCACCCCGTCGCTCGTGCACGACGCCTTCACACTCCTGCAGTCCCTCCCCGGCCACCGCCGGTTCTCCACCGCCAACATGGGCCTCGAGCACATGCACGCCATGATCTCCAATATGCTGCTCTTCCCGACCAGCGAGATCGGCTTTGGAGACGCCTTCTTCGCGAACGGGGGCGTGCCGGAGACAATGCGGCCGCAGCTGGAGCGCGGCAACGGGCGGTTTCGATTCTTGGCTGTCTTCCCTCTGAGGAAGGATGGAGGGGTGGAGCTGGTCCTGGGCACGCACCgggaggagttggagatgcTCGTGACGGACGAGGAGTTTACGAGGTATGCGCGTATGGTCGATACCTGCTGTTGAGCCACGAGTATTCCTTGGGTTAGCAGAATATAAAATCAATGCAGTTATATTCCAAGCTGCCTTGGCATTTACATCACAGGGATAGAAAACGTATCCCCAGGCAGAATACTATTCAGTAACGCCCTTGGGTCATCCATAAAGTTCCATCACTTCGTTTGGCTGCAATGAGCGACTGGACGCAGCAGTAGCTGCAAGCTGTTTTATAGCCTAGGACTGCTGTAGGGCTGAGGCAGGTGTATAAGCTTGCTCTTGATACGCTTTGGTTTATGTTAGCAGCAGATACAGTCAAACAGCACTGAATATCAAGATAGGGATTCTCCATACAGCCTCCGTTACCCACTTGAGGGTGGTGCTTCATACCAGCCACAGCAATCTGGCCCTGGGCACATTCGGCTGCCGTCAGGTAGCAGTGATCAAGCAGAATGTGAGGAGAAAGATCATCGCAGCAGTTCATTCTAGTTCGATTCAATTCCTTTTGGTGGATTTGAACGGAGGCAACTCCTTGGTTATAGCAGGTGAGAATGCTTCGTTTATAGTGTCTGCACATCATTACATACAGCTACAATATTCTACTTTAATCCATTCGGTGTGTTTTATTTGAATCAACCGACCCGAGATCATAGTGAAATGGTGATGGTTGCGACAATAACGTCCATCAGCAGTCTGCAATGACCTAGAAGCAGCGAAATATCTGAAAACAGCGCATGAATCGTCATCACCTTCCATCACATCGATTCTCCTGTAGCTATGATATCAGGGTATGACAGTCACTCAAGTCATCTGTTTATAGAAGGTTGTCTGCTCTGGACCTGGATGCACAGAACGAGTTGACAATAACGGCTCATTAGTCCTGAGTGATGATCTGGCGAGTGAGATGCACTCATTACATCTTACGCGAGGAAGATATTTATCATACTACAAGTGTTAGAATCACAGTGGAGCCTCTACAACGTCGCAACCTGTGGGGCGAGCCACCACTACTGGAGGACGAATCGAGATATGAAGGAGGACTGTATGAACACGAACATGATCAATGCTTCGACCTGACAGGGAGACGCGCATCGACTATCTGATTCTCAGGAGGAACTCCGCGTGGTTTCGAAGCTTTGGATCATGCTCCAGGACACCGGTCATACACgaggtgatggtggtggcCCCCGATTTCTGAACGCCTCGCATGGACATGCACAGGTGCGTCGATTCGATCAGAACCACCACCCCCGTCGGAGCCAGGACGCGGTTGATGGCATCGGCAATCTCCTGCGTCAATCGCTCTTGGACCTGGAGCCGGCGCGAGTAGACCTCGGCAATCCGGGCGAGCTTCGACAGCCCCAGGACTCGTCCATCGGGCACGTAACCCATTGTCCCAGCTAGCCCTAGCCCCGTGACGGTGGCAGGATCGAGCAAATCCGCTGCGACGGTATCCTTGGGATCAATCCGCACGAACAGGTGGAGAAAAGGGCGTCTTCATCACTCTTACCATCAAGGGGCCGGCCGCCGATGCCTGGAGGTCGGTGTTCGGCATGCCTACCAAAGAGATGGTCCGATTGTTGCAGAGTTTGATCTaccttttctctttcctctaTCTTTGCCCCACAGTTCCCGTGTATCAGACTGGCGGGCTGTGGCTAACCTGATCTGCATTGGTGACAGGCCGTTCACACCTCGGACTTCGAGTTTGTTTAGGCCACAAACATCGCCCTCGTCTCGGGCACATTGGAGTGAATTTCAAGTCCTCGCTACAGTCTCATGCTCAGCCGTAGAACTCTTAGTCCCGCTGTTTCCCAGATTATCTACACCTCCAGAAAACGGGGTCGCCCATCAGGACACCCCGTGAGGACCGCGATATCAGAATCCTTCCGCTCACCATTCTTCTGGCCGCGGAGCGCCAGGAACTTCGCCCGAAGCCAAATGTCACACCGCATGGGTTCGGCCTCCAATCCGCTCGGGGAAGGGCGCATCAAAGAAACCATTGGCGCCCCATCGGCCGGACGCATCAAGACGGCGAAGCTGTACCGTTCCTCCATGGCCTGACCGGGCATCGAGCTGACGCGGTGTAGCACATTCTGGAAAACGCCATCCGTCCAGATGCTCATGGCATCGCCCAGATTGACGATCATGCTGTTCGCGCGAGGCATCACGTACAACCAATCGTCGGAGCCTCGGGGACAAATCTGCAGGCCCGGCGTAGAGGCAAACAACATCGTAAGGGATCCCAAGTCGGTGTGCGCGGTTTGGGGCACCCGAGGGGTGGTCTCGCCCGGGGGCGCTGACTGGTATTTGAGGAGTCGGATGATGTCCAGCGAGGCGTGGCATGGATGGTGGAATGATTCAAAGGTCTTGTCGGCGGGCAGATGGAGCGCCGTGGACATGGTCCGAAAGATTGTGCCCGCTACATCTCGACAACTGCGGACAATGCCTTGCAGGGCCTGCCAGTGCTCGTCAATTGGAGCCGGCCGAGGGAAAGGTTCATTGGTCACCGAAAAGATGCCATGATGTGGAATCTGTAGGCAGCCCGTCAGCACAAACGATCTTGTCCATGGTCAACGGAGGTGAGCCGGTGGGAGTCATGCCGCGTAGCTTTCGAATCTGTCTCTCTGGTCAGGCAGGGCGCCGACATTGCGGCTGATGGGCTTATAACTAAGCTGCCGTCAGTCTCTTCCGCTATCAAATACGGTCCATGGTCCTCGGCGTTACCCGTTGAGTTTGAGCATCCCCATTTGGTCCACATCGTATTGCATCTTTTCTTCGATATCAAGGTCGAACAACGACCGGGATAACGAATATATCTCATCTACCAAGCCGGTAAATGGGCTTGATGCATGGCCTGTGAAATCTACATAGAATATCCCATCCTCCTTGGCGGCCAAGACTAGCTTCTCGGCTTCCCCATGGATACCATGGAGCAGGTTGTGAAGGTTGATCACCCTCAACGACGCTGTTAGGATCTCAGGAGTCTTACACTCCATGGTGCTCATCCCATCGGTTTTGCGTGCGAAAGTGTATCTGCGCTAGTCCACTATTGATAGATATATCACACGGTAGATGCCAGCTCCACGCTCTCATCTCCTGCGTTCCACTCGTCTCACTGCATAGGCACTGAGAATCCATCCAGAGATGAAACTCGGCGGCATTCTGCAGTAGAGGAGTGCTGCAGGCGTCCCATATACACATCACCATTGGGAAAATCCTAGGCAAGGAGTCTCCTACACCCGGTTTACTGATGGTACTTGCAAAGTGCAATATCCATCGCGGAGACAGTGTAGAGCAGTGAGAAGGATCATACTCCATTCCTTGCATATGTACATGTGCTCAGTCACACGCAGTGGTCTCCAGGAATCACAGCATCTATGGTGTCGTAGAGTCGACACGTCACCCTGAACCTCAGCGGTCTGTTGTACAGTCTCACAGTCTCACCGCTACTTACTAGAACCGCTGACTCCTTGGGACTTGAACGAAACAGGGCCGATATTGTACACCGAAATTCAACTTGTCAGTGGCGGGTTCATTCGGGTATCAATCGCTAGTCGGCGACAGCGTTGGATTCTTTCCCCCCTATGCCATATTGTCCATATCATGTATTGAAGCTCGACCATTTGCCAATATGACAGCAATAGATGTCCCTTGGTTGTCAACTCCACGCAGAGACAATTCGCATGGCACGCGCAGTAACTCGTCGTGCCAACCATCCTGTACACAGAGGATTGCCGTACCAATATCCCCGGACGCGGTTAAATACCCATTGGCAGTGTTTTGCTTCGCCTGGGCGGTGACATTAGGGGCTTATCTAGATTCTCAGGAGCTCGTCATTGGGTTTGCATTCCATGGCTGGGATGGGGACACCAGCATCCCGAGCGCAGGCACATGTCGTATCCGGATTCGGCCCGAACAGGAGATTCTCCCTGCCTTGGATGAGGTTGTAGCCGATGGCGACAAAGGGCTAAGATCGTGGGTGGCCCAGGGAGCAGGCAGTGAGACTGATATCGCTATCCAGAGGAAGGAGGTGGGCGATAGTCTTCATCCTGCAGTGCATGGCGACGAAAAGCTGTCGCCCGAGATAATCATCACCCCGAGTGGCAACCAAGGACCCTACCATGTTCAAGGGAGGTTCGATCCACATATTGTGGCCCCTGCACTCGCACACATGATGCTCCATCAATTCGCGTTTGCGGTGCAGGGCATAGTCAGAGGCCAGAGCAGCATTGCGTCCAGTCAGGTAAAGGACCTTCAGGCGATCAGCCCCGACGGCATGGCGCAGTTAATGCGATGGAACCGGCAATCTGCGGCGGAAGAAGACGGTGCATGCGTTCAGGATTTAATCCAAAGAACATGCCAACAGCAGCCGCACGCCATGGCCGTCTGCGCCTGGGATGGCTCGTGGAGTTATCAGGAGCTGGACTGCCAGG contains the following coding sequences:
- a CDS encoding ICS-NRPS-like enzyme crmA; amino-acid sequence: MHHSDRMFHKEAGISHLILDIILEHALNKFDPAPDRLQGAAKNFLPIIERFVAAGTRIEACLPAFPFKSANKVYKVLGSLPDKAEELALDRLNTMCARVREVYPPGLQVAIISDGITYNDLLCISDQDTWAYGEALRQMAAQKQFMYIVFSRIKDLLDIPLPEQMSEIVYVANCTTFRRLLLNKYERADLDIDHEIASNPDTKLTYLGYRRFLESDLKYIFPRGAHRSAHSYKRDCKYLAKQMLIRGDAFAQAIKTSYPNHLRLSIHESVAGTKLSISLLNTKTGFTTPWHCSVAQLANGEWISAPMGEFRKDDRLELVYADGRPSHFREKPREGDAFGISESTASYLQRPKRLRASEYLGATLPSVPVSPGMSSPSAASTSSSGASMQGSAATTPETHSPPTFTWSGLEIVAEDNSNNASVPYGRRLIPQIMDSLAATEPERIVFSLATFSGDSLEFRPISARTFANAIDKTAWWLHNQVGRPDSIQPVGYIGPHDLRHVLLTYACVKAGYAVSS
- a CDS encoding transferase family protein — protein: MNVLQLPQLDELLDAVSTDPFPYTKKFDEAINDPFCFLHTSGTTGVPKPIPWSHGLIGTMDAVRLLPPGADGDLPPWTTDWKTGDTIYSSFPMSHGAGIIMNILMPALFNLHCVFGPAGVLPNINLVDALAVSTRIDIWSMVPSLVDELGETPAVLSKLKSSKFICASGGPVSPVSAGKVNEVIRVLNLTGTTEGLFMGNLIPPREDWFWFCFHPYSGFEFKQVEPDTYEHWVHRNEHWPLFQGIFHTFPEKQSINFKDLYVRHPTKPNLWAFKGRSDDLVTEAFITTHPAIKGCLVFGTGKPQAGLLIELKDPLQKTDELLDSIWETVQQANSMSRHKNQLLRDFVAFATPDKPFCRTDKGTVKRSATLKLYADYIERFYRSRNDDLGGTFDFDMSSAHSIEDNVRKILAASLPDVQEASADTDLFALGLDSLGVFAAIKTIRAATGLGDQIGPRHIYANPTIARLSAIIALLAAAAESASDTTLCERPVDDVGAQIARMIAQHKARQSFSLNAFDYVNPNHGMGLVLYFPIRDGVSYEQVFANLQAGLNRTFDLIPALSGKMTDCSEQGIGYTKGDLCVTIPPLAKADSARNRLVYKDLSAVLPSFDDLRKGGFAPSAFSDTLANFVSGGCILAVDLNHCCLDGLGAMVALKAWAENCRYLQGDQSATCGWYDPESFNHSLPEILHRQEGWARPLHEIDPGTWGFLPFFPPEDEETNPRCEKATEGSLPARPIFPLHPVWPLPRAERCLKTTMFLVTPEKLELLQQDVIADPATNGITPSISDIVQAFFWRAAIKARYRVATEIRKQKFSPDAVSILELPTDTRPHFSSRLPPTYMGSMLILNRTSMPIETLCSAETSIAKVALLLRQSAARITPSLVHDAFTLLQSLPGHRRFSTANMGLEHMHAMISNMLLFPTSEIGFGDAFFANGGVPETMRPQLERGNGRFRFLAVFPLRKDGGVELVLGTHREELEMLVTDEEFTRYARMVDTCC
- a CDS encoding GTP cyclohydrolase I, producing MGYVPDGRVLGLSKLARIAEVYSRRLQVQERLTQEIADAINRVLAPTGVVVLIESTHLCMSMRGVQKSGATTITSCMTGVLEHDPKLRNHAEFLLRIR
- a CDS encoding putative oxidoreductase, 2OG-Fe(II) oxygenase family; the protein is MECKTPEILTASLRVINLHNLLHGIHGEAEKLVLAAKEDGIFYVDFTGHASSPFTGLVDEIYSLSRSLFDLDIEEKMQYDVDQMGMLKLNGSFVLTGCLQIPHHGIFSVTNEPFPRPAPIDEHWQALQGIVRSCRDVAGTIFRTMSTALHLPADKTFESFHHPCHASLDIIRLLKYQSAPPGETTPRVPQTAHTDLGSLTMLFASTPGLQICPRGSDDWLYVMPRANSMIVNLGDAMSIWTDGVFQNVLHRVSSMPGQAMEERYSFAVLMRPADGAPMVSLMRPSPSGLEAEPMRCDIWLRAKFLALRGQKNGERKDSDIAVLTGCPDGRPRFLEV